The DNA region TTAATCCAAACATAAATGTACCTTACTTTCCAATAAATAAACTTCTGAATGAAAGCTTTCAAAGAGAATTTTTAAAATTTATTGATAGTAATTTTAATGATCATAGTGTTAAAAATAATGTTATCAAAAGTGTATATGAAACTTCAAAAGAAATGCTAGAGGAATATGTAAAATTTATAAATCCCAAAATCGCTATTATAAATATTAAAAAATTTATAGAATCTATTAGTTTAGGCAATATAAATGAAACTAGCGACGATATTATCGATTTAATAATTCATTTAGGCTGTATGCTTGATAGATGTGTAAATGGCAATTTTGTTAAGTTTGAAAATATTGAGGAGTACAAAGAAAAAAACATTGAACAATTTAATGAAATACGTAAAGCCTCAAATATTCTTGAAACTGAATACAATATAAAAATTAATGATGATGAAATATGTTATATTATTAAAATTACAAATAGATATCTCTAAAATCAACAAAAAACAATAACTACAGATACATTAAAATCATTATCAACTCAACCTAGCATATAGCACATTAAAATAAAGTTGGAGGGAGCGTACATGGATTTATGTAGATCAAATCTATGTACTTTCTTTTTGCTAATCTATTATATGATTTGTTTTTTCTTAAAATAGTTTTAAATATCTTGTAGAAAGCACCATCCAAACTACATCAGGCACTCACTCTTCTATAATATAATGTAAGTATAAAAATCATTATTAACAACGCTAAACTCCAAATGGAAGCCCTAAATAAAAGGAACATAAATGATGCAATAAGTATTATAATTGCAATTCTTAATTTTACATTCTTTAGTAGTTTAAAGCCTGTAAATAGTCCAATTAGTGCGTTTGATAAGAAAAATACATTTGCTGATGTGAGAATCTCATCAAGATTTAAGATTTTTAGGTAAGCTAAAAGCAATATAAAGCAATGTATTGTAAAATAGGTCATAATGACATTAATTGGACTTCCACTTTTATTTAAGTGAGCAAGGAAACTTGGCAATTTATTTTTTATGGAACGAGATGCATTCATTCGTGAAACTCCTCCAACTATCATGAGATAAGTGCATATGCAAAGACAAGAGGCAATAACACTTATTAGTGGCGCTGCAAAGGAGCCAAAGAGAGGAGTTATAATTGCTACTATAGTATATTCTTTACTAGAAATATTTTGCAAAGACAGTGCAACAATTATGTAGAGAAATATAATAACAATTATACTTATAGTCATTGCCTTTTTTAATGTTTTTTTAGGATCTTTAATATCTTCAATATAATTTCCTACAACTTCCCAGCCAATTATTGCCCAAAATAAGAGTAAAAGTGTGTGTGTAAAACTTGAAAAGGAAAATTGCTTTCCTGAAAAATGTATATTTGAAGAAAAAATCAATGTATAAACACTACCTAAAGTCAATAATACTGCAGTAAATCCGGTAAGAATTAGAGTAAGCCTTGCTAAAGTTTTAACTCCAAAAGCTAATATAGAGACACAGACAATTTCTAATCCAAAGGCAAGTATCATCACATTCATGTTTGAAAATAAGCTGAAATTTTTTAAAAATTCCGCTGCAGTAATTAAAATAGCAGTTGGACCAAAGCAGACTGCAGTTGAGAGAAAATTAGAAGTTACCTCACGCCAAAAATTCCCCAAAGTATTTCCAACTGCAATTGCAACGCCTTCATTTCCAGGACTTTCAAGACTTAAAAATATGAATACATATGCAAAAACTACTCCCAGCAGCATTATAAAAATCCATGCCAATATAGACCATTCACCTATCATTTTATAGGCAAGAGGCGGAAGGAGAACAATTCCTGAACCTAAAACTGGACCAATTATAAGTCCGCAAAGTGTAATAACACCAATATTCTTATTATTCATAAAGCACCATCTTTCTTATAATGTTTATAAACAGAGTTCTTTGCATCAGATGGAGTTTTTATTCCATCTGATGCTTAGAAATCGTTATCCAGGGACGTATCCGCTCTTTACTCCCACTTTGAAAAAAGATGGGAGTATTAGAGCGGATAGTCATCGGATAAAATCCTTGAATTCAAGATGAATTTATATTAACATAAGATTAATGATTAATAAAATTGAATTATTTGAATTTACAATTCAATTTTATCGAACTTACAGAAAGGGCTTAATATGGAACTTAGAAATCTTATTACATTCTGCAAAATTGCACAATTAAATAGCTACTGCAAGGCAGCAGAAGAGCTTGGATATGCTCAATCCACTATTACAACTCAAATGCAGCTTCTTGAACAGGAACTAGGAATAAAATTATTTGAGAGAATTGGAAAACAAATGGAACTTACTGAAAAAGGTATAGTTTTCTTAAAATATGCAGAAAACATGATTAATCTTTCAAATGAAGCTAAAGAAGTAGTAAGTGATGTTGAGACACCTAAGGGCATCCTAAGAATTGGAATTGTTGAATCTCTTTGTACCATCAGGCTTCCAGAAGTGCTTAAAAAATACCATTCTAAATATCCTGATGTAGAAATTATAATTAAATTAGGTGTATGCTCAGATTTAAGAAATATGTTAAAAAATAATATAGTTGATTTAATATTTATTCTTGATAAACCAGTGGATGATGAGGATCTAATTCCATGTATGGCCTTTAATGAGCCAATGGTATTCTTAGCTTCCCCAGAAAATAAATTATCAAATAAAAGAAAAGTCACTATAAAAGATATTGAAAATGAGCCATTAATCCTCACTGAAAAAGGATGCAGCTATAGAAATGTCTTTGAAGCCATGTTTCATAAAGAAGGATTTAAGCCGCATGTATCCTTAGAAGTAGGAAGTATTGAAGCAATTAAAATTTTTACTATGCATAACCTTGGTATTACTCTTTTGCCTGTTATGACCGTAAAGAAAGAATTGAAAAGTAAAAAATTAATATCCATTAATTTAAATAAAGATGATTTTAATATGATGACTCAAATACTGTATCATAAAAACAAATGGTTAAATTCAGCTATGAAAGCATTTATAGCATGCTTAAAAGAAGAATTTTCTAATGACTAGTAAGCTTTTTCATGAGAAATCAATTTCGTTAGAACAGCTACTTTAAACTACGAAAAATCAGAGCGAATCGCTCTGCTGCATATCTTCTTTCAGCCTCCACACAAAACTTATAGGCTTGTTACATTCATGACTTATATACTCTGTTTCACCTAAATATGTATAAGGTGAGGTTAATCCATTATTTATGCTATATTCTACTGAATGCTTTGATTTACCCATTAAAGCCTTAAACTTTTCCTCAAAATTATAATTTTTATGTACCTGACCAACAAAATCTAAAACAGTTAAACAATCTTTTCCTCCATGTTTTTTGTCACAACAACTTCCTAATGCACACGCTGGTGCAGGCCCAATTGAGAGTAAAATTAGCTTTTATTAAATTGCCTTTGTAGATATGTGGAAATTTGATTTAAAGCCTGATCTGCTTTTTTTGTAATATTATCCATTGAGACGAAGCCATGACTAACACCTTTATACCTGGTGGAAATTACATCCACCCCTGCATTCCTTAGCTTATTTCCATAAGCTTCACCCTCATCCCTTAGTGGATCAAATTCAGCTGTAATTATTAGTGTGTCTGGTAATCCCTTGAAATTTTTAGATAACAAAGGGGAAGCATAGTTACTTTTTCTATCTTCTAATCTTGGAGTATATAGGGATATAAATCTCTCAGAATTTTCCCTTGTAGGATTATAATTCATACCAAAATACGACCAAGATTTAGTATGAAGCTTATAAATGTTTGTAGATGGATATATTAGTACCACAGAAGTTATGTGGGGACCATCTTTATCACGTGCCATTTGAGAAACTGCCGCAGAAAGGTTGCCCCCGGCACTATCACCTGCAACACAAATTCTACTGGAGTCCCCGTTAATACTGTTAGCATTTTTATAAACCCATAGGAGTACATTATATACGTCATTAAGCCCGGCTGGAAAAGGATTTTCTGGTGCAAGACGATAATTAACAGATACTACTATAGCCTTTGAATTTTTTGAAAGTTTCCTACAAACATTGTCATAATCATCAAGATTACCACCTATCCAACTACCACCATGGGAATAAATTATCAAAGGAAACTTGTTGCCATTATCAGGCGTATATATTCGCACTGGTACTTGATTTGAAGATGTTTTTATATCCATGTTCTTTATATTTGAAAAGGTTATAGGTTTAGAGCTCCATTTTGTTGTATCCTTATGTAACGCTGCCCGCATTTCATATATTGATTTTCCTTTGAGTGAGATAGGGTTAAAATATTTTTCTATTTTTGTCATCACGCCAAATATTGTATCTAGTTTACCATAACTTGTTGTAGTTAAACTTTTAATTATAAGAGAACCAGATATAATAGCAATCAGGACAAAAACTGAAAAAATCCAAAACATTCTTTTCTTCTTCATTCAATAAAACCTCCAACATTATATTAAACTGAATTATTTGCAAACTGAGTTATACAGTATATTAAATATTATAAGTAGTCATAATAACCTCTATATAATTAAATGTTAGGCACATGAAAATCCAATCATGGCAGTATTTGATTGGGTTTCTTCCTAAATTAAACATTTTTATCGGATTATTATTTAAAATTAGTATTCCAAAAAATTAATATTATAGTACAACTTATGCTTGATTTCAGAGTATTGACATTAGCTAAATTAAACTGTAATTAATATGGATAATAATTACAAAGGAAGTGCTAAAATAAATGAACATTTAATACTCTTATTTAGATCAATTGTTACTTATTTTGTTTTGGTTATTTTAACAAGAGCTATGGGAAGAAAATAAATATTTCAATTGACTTACTTTGATTATGTGGCTGGAATAACCATAGGTTCTATTACAGCAGAAGTGGGCGTAACTAAAAATGTTAAAATGTTCTAGTGAATAGATTTGATTGATAATTTTCCTTATTCGATGAATATCCAACTACCTCAATTGTAGAATGTGCCAGTTTTTCAAGAGGTGGAGTTGAATTGGCTGTCAAAGCAATTCATTGACATCACATAAAAAAAACACCTGAGCATTGCCAAGTGTTAATATTGCTAATTAAATCAATATATATAGCTATATTATTTAAAAAGTTCTTTATACCACACATTCATACTCTCTATTCTTCCTGAAATATTAGTGTTATTAATTAAAGTTCCTGCAAAAGTATATCCTTTCTTTGAAAATGTAGTATTCATACCATATGACACAGCCCTCGCTATGCTATACGCGGTTTTAATTCCTCTACTTATCATTTCTTCTTCCATTTTTCCTAGAAGATATACTGCAAAACCTTTTCTCCTGTATTCAGAGAGTGTACCAAAGTCTGTCATTTCAACATTTAAATTATCTATATCCATTTCTGAAGAAGATACCGCTATGAGTCTATCACCATTCCAAATAGTAAAATATACAACATTATCTCTCATAGTTTTCAAAATATATTGAGGATTGTATATTGGAAATGGATATGTTTCAAAAATCCTTTTATAAAATTCTGCAATGGCCTCTGCATCTTCTTCCTCTGCTTTTCTATAGTTAAATTCTTTTGATAGAGTACATAGATTCTTTTCATTATTTTTTTTTATTGACTCATTTAAAACATTTTTAATAATCTCTTTATCTTTATCTTTTAGCCTATCTATAGAAAAATATTTAGCTACAAAAACTCCATCTTCTCTACCCTTATAAAATTTAGGCACTATAGCTTCTACAGAATATCCTTGTTTTAAAAATAATAATTTTGAACTGAAAGGTATTTTTGCGATAATTTTAGTATATTTGTTTTCTCTAACTATCTCTTCTAAAGTATCAATGATATCATAGGCATCGTCTTTGTGCATTTTCATTAAATATATTCTATTATTCTCTTTATCATGTTGAATAGTTGACTTACTTATTTTGTTTGTTATATTATTCATTAATTCTTCTCTCTATTCTTTCATTATTATTGGGTACAAAGGAAATAGTTTCATCATAATCAGAAAGTAATTTTTCAACACCTAATACTTTTATTTTCTTATCATTATCGATTTTTAAAGTTAAATCGCATTTATCACAATTTAGATCACATGAAGTAGTTTTATAATTATCTGGTTCTTTATAGGTTGTTATTACACCTTCATAATTTCTTAAAATGACTTTATCATTAGACCAAGATACTAAATAATTTGGCATCACGGGAATTTTCCCACCCCCTCCTGGTGCATCAACAACAAAAGTAGGAATTGCAAAACCGCTAGTATGCCCCCTAAGAGACTCCATAATTTCAATTCCTTTTCCCACTGATGTTCTAAAATGTGATAGTCCTTCTGACATGTCGCACTGATAAATATAGTATGGTCTTACTCTATTTTTCACTAATTCTTGAACCAACTTTTTCATAATATGCGGACAATCATTAACTCCTGCCAATAATACAGATTGATTTCCAAGAGGTATACCTGCATCAGCTAATTTTCTTAATGCTTCTCTTGACGAATCTGTAATTTCTTTTGGATGATTAAAATGTGTATTAATCCATAAAGGTTGATGTTTTTTTAGCATATTAACTAATTCATCAGTAATTCTATAAGGCAGTACTACTGGTACTCTTGATCCTATTCTTATTACCTCAACATGTGGAATTGCACTTACCTCTGTTAAAATCCAATCCAGATATTCGTCAGGTAATAAAAATGGGTCTCCTCCCGACAATAATACATCTCTTATCTGTGCATTTTTTCTTATATACTCAATACCTTTTTCTATAATCTCTTTATTTGGAATATGATCTTTATCCCCTACTTTTCTCTTTCTCGTACAGTGTCTACAATACATGGCACATACATTGCTGATATGAAATAACACCCTATCTGGATAACGATGAGTAATCCCCTCTACAGGACTATCTTCATCTTCACCCAAAGGATCTACCATATCATATGTGCTGATTATGAGTTCTTTTTCACTTGGAATTGCCTGTCTAAAAACAGGATCGTTTTTGTAATTATCAATATCTATTAAAGATAAATAGTAAGGGGTTATAGCCATAGGAAATTTCTCTATAGTTCTCTCAATATTTCTTTTATCTCTAATATCTAATTCAATTTCTAACAACTTCTCCAAAGTATCTATATCTCTTACCGTATGCCTCACTTGCCACTTCCAATCTTTCCAATTGGAGTATTTATGTTCTAAGTCATTGATATTAATCTCTCTCAATTTTCTTTCTCTAATCATACTCTTCTCCTTTTAATTACATATTGTGTAACTTTGAAACTAACAACTTTATATTAACATACAAGTTGCTAGTATGTAAAGTTTTTCATTTTTGATCTAAATACTATAAATGAGCAAATTTCACTTCATATATTATAAAATTGCTCATTTACTGCATTTTACATTGATATTGATTAATTACTTCTACTAAGTGATTACAATTATCAATGAATCTTACTTAGTGAGAGTTTGCTCTCAAACTTAGTTTAGATTAATTATACAGGGTCGTGCCGCTGTAATACTTCAAACAGACAAAATAAATTATATAAAGGGATTCTTAATTTTTATTGTGCAAAATTGATATTTTGACCTCTTTGCTCAAGATGCAATCTTGCCCTTTGTATCGCCTTGTGAAGTTTTTCTTCAAATAATTCTTTTGGAGGCATTTGAGTTAAGTATTGTGCTACATGAATGCCACTATTATTTAAGATTCCTTTCCGAGAAACCCTTTAAAAATAGACAGGATAAAAAACTTATTTAAAACAATAAACAAGAAAAACTTGGAATATAACGTAAATTCATATTCCAAGTTTAATAAATCTAATATTAAAGTGTAAAATAAACTATTATTTACCTTGAAATCTTCATAAAATGGAGATAACTAGGCTTCAGCTCCTTGCTGCAATTTTGTCAACAATTTTACCGAGGTGTTAATTATGCAAACAAATAAAATTTGTCCATTAGTTCAACAATATTTGTATTTTTACGTTTAAATAATATATTATAAAAGACGAATTAAATATACATATGTAATATTTTAATTAAAATTCATAGTATTCAAAGTTTGTAAAGGACTTCGATGTATCTGTACTATAAAAGATTAAAACTGATAAATTCTTATAATATTTCTAATATTTCTATTGTATATTTTTCGCTTGGAGCATTAACTTCAACTATATCTCCAACTTTTTTGCCTGCTAATGCTTTTCCTAAATCTGATTCTATACTTATAAGCATATTTTCTGGGTCTGAATCCATAGTAGTTACTAATGTTACAATCTCTTCATCTTCATCCTCTATAAATTTAATTCTAGCTTTTCTATTAATTCCTAATATTGATTTATCTACATTTTTATCATCTATTACAGTTGCTGTTGAAATCATAGTTAATAAATATTGAATTCTATTATCATTTTCTCTATAGTTTGCGCAGGCTTCTTTATATTCTGCATTTTCTGATCTATCGCCATGTGCAGCGGCTACCAATTTTTCCTTTGCTATTTTAGCTCTTTTTACGGTCATTCTATATTCTAATTCTTCTTTTAATTTATTAATATTTTCTTCTGTTAGTGTATTATTCATAAAAAGCTAATCCTCCCTGATATATATTATATTAATACTATATAATATATAGAAAAAAAATAAAAGTTACTTTACCCAGCACCTTTTATTCTCATAGCTTAAAATCTTTAAATAATATATAAAGATATATATGCTTTCTGATAATCTTCAATAATAGATATTAAATTGTCTAAATAACTGAAATAGTAGCAATCGTAAACTTCTAGTTTCT from Clostridium pasteurianum BC1 includes:
- a CDS encoding APC family permease, producing MNNKNIGVITLCGLIIGPVLGSGIVLLPPLAYKMIGEWSILAWIFIMLLGVVFAYVFIFLSLESPGNEGVAIAVGNTLGNFWREVTSNFLSTAVCFGPTAILITAAEFLKNFSLFSNMNVMILAFGLEIVCVSILAFGVKTLARLTLILTGFTAVLLTLGSVYTLIFSSNIHFSGKQFSFSSFTHTLLLLFWAIIGWEVVGNYIEDIKDPKKTLKKAMTISIIVIIFLYIIVALSLQNISSKEYTIVAIITPLFGSFAAPLISVIASCLCICTYLMIVGGVSRMNASRSIKNKLPSFLAHLNKSGSPINVIMTYFTIHCFILLLAYLKILNLDEILTSANVFFLSNALIGLFTGFKLLKNVKLRIAIIILIASFMFLLFRASIWSLALLIMIFILTLYYRRVSA
- a CDS encoding LysR family transcriptional regulator; amino-acid sequence: MELRNLITFCKIAQLNSYCKAAEELGYAQSTITTQMQLLEQELGIKLFERIGKQMELTEKGIVFLKYAENMINLSNEAKEVVSDVETPKGILRIGIVESLCTIRLPEVLKKYHSKYPDVEIIIKLGVCSDLRNMLKNNIVDLIFILDKPVDDEDLIPCMAFNEPMVFLASPENKLSNKRKVTIKDIENEPLILTEKGCSYRNVFEAMFHKEGFKPHVSLEVGSIEAIKIFTMHNLGITLLPVMTVKKELKSKKLISINLNKDDFNMMTQILYHKNKWLNSAMKAFIACLKEEFSND
- a CDS encoding alpha/beta hydrolase gives rise to the protein MKKKRMFWIFSVFVLIAIISGSLIIKSLTTTSYGKLDTIFGVMTKIEKYFNPISLKGKSIYEMRAALHKDTTKWSSKPITFSNIKNMDIKTSSNQVPVRIYTPDNGNKFPLIIYSHGGSWIGGNLDDYDNVCRKLSKNSKAIVVSVNYRLAPENPFPAGLNDVYNVLLWVYKNANSINGDSSRICVAGDSAGGNLSAAVSQMARDKDGPHITSVVLIYPSTNIYKLHTKSWSYFGMNYNPTRENSERFISLYTPRLEDRKSNYASPLLSKNFKGLPDTLIITAEFDPLRDEGEAYGNKLRNAGVDVISTRYKGVSHGFVSMDNITKKADQALNQISTYLQRQFNKS
- the ablB gene encoding putative beta-lysine N-acetyltransferase, with product MNNITNKISKSTIQHDKENNRIYLMKMHKDDAYDIIDTLEEIVRENKYTKIIAKIPFSSKLLFLKQGYSVEAIVPKFYKGREDGVFVAKYFSIDRLKDKDKEIIKNVLNESIKKNNEKNLCTLSKEFNYRKAEEEDAEAIAEFYKRIFETYPFPIYNPQYILKTMRDNVVYFTIWNGDRLIAVSSSEMDIDNLNVEMTDFGTLSEYRRKGFAVYLLGKMEEEMISRGIKTAYSIARAVSYGMNTTFSKKGYTFAGTLINNTNISGRIESMNVWYKELFK
- the ablA gene encoding lysine 2,3-aminomutase, whose translation is MIRERKLREININDLEHKYSNWKDWKWQVRHTVRDIDTLEKLLEIELDIRDKRNIERTIEKFPMAITPYYLSLIDIDNYKNDPVFRQAIPSEKELIISTYDMVDPLGEDEDSPVEGITHRYPDRVLFHISNVCAMYCRHCTRKRKVGDKDHIPNKEIIEKGIEYIRKNAQIRDVLLSGGDPFLLPDEYLDWILTEVSAIPHVEVIRIGSRVPVVLPYRITDELVNMLKKHQPLWINTHFNHPKEITDSSREALRKLADAGIPLGNQSVLLAGVNDCPHIMKKLVQELVKNRVRPYYIYQCDMSEGLSHFRTSVGKGIEIMESLRGHTSGFAIPTFVVDAPGGGGKIPVMPNYLVSWSNDKVILRNYEGVITTYKEPDNYKTTSCDLNCDKCDLTLKIDNDKKIKVLGVEKLLSDYDETISFVPNNNERIERRINE
- a CDS encoding GreA/GreB family elongation factor — encoded protein: MNNTLTEENINKLKEELEYRMTVKRAKIAKEKLVAAAHGDRSENAEYKEACANYRENDNRIQYLLTMISTATVIDDKNVDKSILGINRKARIKFIEDEDEEIVTLVTTMDSDPENMLISIESDLGKALAGKKVGDIVEVNAPSEKYTIEILEIL